A genomic stretch from Sphaerodactylus townsendi isolate TG3544 linkage group LG15, MPM_Stown_v2.3, whole genome shotgun sequence includes:
- the IRF3 gene encoding interferon regulatory factor 3 isoform X2: MGAQRPLIVPWLLEQLDAQQFPGVSWLNEERTRFRIPWKHGSRQSIIPEDFQLFEAWAIASGRYNPRTDPRTASDWKRNFRAALNRKPEIQLIADNSTNSEDPHKVFEIQHLANPNDNGQAVAGDVQENLEVHGDSLPSGQDDSLEDVLMSLSLSSSEYVPGAENPAYYAGLSASGLDPGPPTLPMIPLEPALGASNFEPVADSAASCVGLPPSGLDQASPMVPVLPLEQLMESTALETDFEVRVYYRGRQVFHDTFSKVQGLRFVPPGSPEPYPDLADVVLPDVAILNDELQASYTSRLLRGVAPGVLLRIEGPSLCGSRLGTCHVFWSQSEAPTAGARYGGFPKRNFTCLYSLQQFVQELVGFLEGRNGSPEYTLWLCFGEDWPDPNCIWRKKLIMVQVIPKVFEILHEMSKASGASSLNQVEPDLRISDSLQDSTFLERLKNWGEKMDVQFGS, translated from the exons ATGGGGGCTCAAAGGCCTCTCATTGTGCCCTGGTTGTTGGAACAGCTGGATGCCCAGCAATTTCCAGGCGTGTCATGGCTGAACGAGGAACGGACACGGTTCAGGATACCGTGGAAGCATGGATCTCGGCAGAGCATCATCCCAGAGGATTTCCAGCTATTTGAG GCTTGGGCCATTGCCAGCGGCCGCTACAATCCAAGGACTGATCCCAGGACAGCTTCGGATTGGAAAAGAAACTTTCGCGCTGCCCTGAACCGAAAGCCAGAGATCCAGCTGATAGCGGATAACAGCACAAACTCAGAAGACCCTCACAAAGTGTTTGAAATACAACATCTTGCCA ATCCAAATGACAATGGGCAGGCAGTGGCTGGGGATGTGCAGGAAAACCTGGAGGTACACGGAGACAGTCTACCTTCTGGCCAG gATGACTCACTAGAGGATGTGCTGATGTCCCTCAGCCTCTCCAGTTCCGAATACG TGCCAGGAGCAGAAAACCCAGCTTATTATGCAGGCCTTTCTGCATCTGGTTTGGATCCTGGTCCACCAACACTCCCGATGATACCACTGGAACCAGCCTTGGGTGCCAGTAATTTTG AGCCAGTGGCAGACAGTGCGGCTTCCTGTGTAGGCCTGCCTCCATCTGGTTTGGATCAGGCCTCACCTATGGTCCCAGTGCTGCCCTTGGAACAGCTCATGGAATCCACAGCGCTAG AAACAGATTTTGAAGTGCGGGTCTACTATCGAGGTCGGCAGGTCTTCCACGACACCTTCAGCAAGGTACAGGGCTTGCGCTTTGTGCCCCCTGGATCTCCTGAACCTTATCCAGATTTGGCCGACGTGGTGTTGCCTGATGTCGCGATCTTGAATGATGAACTGCAAGCAAGCTACACAAGTCGTCTTCTGCGAGGTGTGGCCCCTGGGGTTCTGCTCCGTATCGAGGGTCCATCGCTGTGCGGCAGTCGACTGGGTACCTGCCATGTCTTCTGGAGCCAATCTGAAGCACCCACAGCCGGGGCACGTTATGGAGGATTCCCGAAGAGAAACTTCACTTGCCTTTACAGCCTGCAGCAGTTTGTGCAAG AACTGGTTGGCTTCCTGGAGGGACGTAATGGCTCCCCTGAATATACCCTGTGGTTGTGTTTCGGAGAAGACTGGCCTGACCCCAACTGCATTTGGAGGAAAAAACTGATCATGGTACAG GTCATCCCCAAGGTTTTCGAAATACTCCACGAAATGAGCAAAGCCAGTGGGGCATCCTCGTTAAATCAAGTCGAACCAGACCTGAGGATATCCGACTCGCTGCAGGACTCCACCTTCTTGGAGCGACTGAAAAACTGGGGGGAGAAGATGGATGTGCAGTTTGGCAGCTAG
- the IRF3 gene encoding interferon regulatory factor 3 isoform X1, giving the protein MGAQRPLIVPWLLEQLDAQQFPGVSWLNEERTRFRIPWKHGSRQSIIPEDFQLFEAWAIASGRYNPRTDPRTASDWKRNFRAALNRKPEIQLIADNSTNSEDPHKVFEIQHLANPNDNGQAVAGDVQENLEVHGDSLPSGQDDSLEDVLMSLSLSSSEYGGSGARLVPGAENPAYYAGLSASGLDPGPPTLPMIPLEPALGASNFEPVADSAASCVGLPPSGLDQASPMVPVLPLEQLMESTALETDFEVRVYYRGRQVFHDTFSKVQGLRFVPPGSPEPYPDLADVVLPDVAILNDELQASYTSRLLRGVAPGVLLRIEGPSLCGSRLGTCHVFWSQSEAPTAGARYGGFPKRNFTCLYSLQQFVQELVGFLEGRNGSPEYTLWLCFGEDWPDPNCIWRKKLIMVQVIPKVFEILHEMSKASGASSLNQVEPDLRISDSLQDSTFLERLKNWGEKMDVQFGS; this is encoded by the exons ATGGGGGCTCAAAGGCCTCTCATTGTGCCCTGGTTGTTGGAACAGCTGGATGCCCAGCAATTTCCAGGCGTGTCATGGCTGAACGAGGAACGGACACGGTTCAGGATACCGTGGAAGCATGGATCTCGGCAGAGCATCATCCCAGAGGATTTCCAGCTATTTGAG GCTTGGGCCATTGCCAGCGGCCGCTACAATCCAAGGACTGATCCCAGGACAGCTTCGGATTGGAAAAGAAACTTTCGCGCTGCCCTGAACCGAAAGCCAGAGATCCAGCTGATAGCGGATAACAGCACAAACTCAGAAGACCCTCACAAAGTGTTTGAAATACAACATCTTGCCA ATCCAAATGACAATGGGCAGGCAGTGGCTGGGGATGTGCAGGAAAACCTGGAGGTACACGGAGACAGTCTACCTTCTGGCCAG gATGACTCACTAGAGGATGTGCTGATGTCCCTCAGCCTCTCCAGTTCCGAATACGGTGGGTCTGGTGCAAGATTGG TGCCAGGAGCAGAAAACCCAGCTTATTATGCAGGCCTTTCTGCATCTGGTTTGGATCCTGGTCCACCAACACTCCCGATGATACCACTGGAACCAGCCTTGGGTGCCAGTAATTTTG AGCCAGTGGCAGACAGTGCGGCTTCCTGTGTAGGCCTGCCTCCATCTGGTTTGGATCAGGCCTCACCTATGGTCCCAGTGCTGCCCTTGGAACAGCTCATGGAATCCACAGCGCTAG AAACAGATTTTGAAGTGCGGGTCTACTATCGAGGTCGGCAGGTCTTCCACGACACCTTCAGCAAGGTACAGGGCTTGCGCTTTGTGCCCCCTGGATCTCCTGAACCTTATCCAGATTTGGCCGACGTGGTGTTGCCTGATGTCGCGATCTTGAATGATGAACTGCAAGCAAGCTACACAAGTCGTCTTCTGCGAGGTGTGGCCCCTGGGGTTCTGCTCCGTATCGAGGGTCCATCGCTGTGCGGCAGTCGACTGGGTACCTGCCATGTCTTCTGGAGCCAATCTGAAGCACCCACAGCCGGGGCACGTTATGGAGGATTCCCGAAGAGAAACTTCACTTGCCTTTACAGCCTGCAGCAGTTTGTGCAAG AACTGGTTGGCTTCCTGGAGGGACGTAATGGCTCCCCTGAATATACCCTGTGGTTGTGTTTCGGAGAAGACTGGCCTGACCCCAACTGCATTTGGAGGAAAAAACTGATCATGGTACAG GTCATCCCCAAGGTTTTCGAAATACTCCACGAAATGAGCAAAGCCAGTGGGGCATCCTCGTTAAATCAAGTCGAACCAGACCTGAGGATATCCGACTCGCTGCAGGACTCCACCTTCTTGGAGCGACTGAAAAACTGGGGGGAGAAGATGGATGTGCAGTTTGGCAGCTAG